One window of the Sphaerochaeta associata genome contains the following:
- a CDS encoding flavodoxin family protein — MKRCSIIIHSVSGNCYIIGSYLKELMSARNVDARLYRVEDPDLHIWANTQETTNDFYEDILALPIVSTSTLLKSDMVILGSPTRFGNISAEMKTFLDTTLPLSKDKSLETKFFACFTSCSNSTCEGAHTLTAMIYWAQSMGMLHIPFGVHDELDFCDQPVGGIVHLAGKEGAIRPSDRLGKEMEVYADILSAYIQE; from the coding sequence ATGAAGCGTTGTTCCATCATCATTCACAGCGTAAGCGGCAACTGCTACATCATTGGCTCCTACCTTAAGGAACTGATGTCCGCACGAAATGTCGATGCCAGGCTGTATCGGGTTGAAGACCCTGATTTGCATATCTGGGCGAACACCCAAGAGACGACCAATGATTTCTATGAAGATATCCTGGCGCTGCCGATCGTCAGTACCTCGACGCTCCTGAAAAGCGACATGGTGATTCTTGGCAGTCCCACCCGCTTTGGCAATATTTCAGCGGAGATGAAGACGTTCCTCGACACCACCCTGCCCTTGAGCAAGGACAAGAGCCTGGAAACCAAGTTCTTCGCCTGCTTCACCAGCTGCTCGAACTCCACCTGTGAAGGTGCCCATACCTTGACTGCCATGATCTATTGGGCCCAGTCGATGGGGATGCTGCACATCCCGTTCGGGGTTCACGACGAGCTTGACTTCTGCGACCAGCCGGTCGGCGGAATCGTCCATCTCGCAGGCAAGGAAGGCGCCATCCGACCCAGCGACAGGCTGGGCAAGGAGATGGAAGTATACGCCGATATTCTAAGCGCGTATATTCAGGAATAG
- a CDS encoding metallophosphoesterase has product MKILCIADETDPLVYSKNIASRYADVDVVIAAGDLPLKYYEFIISSLNKPLFFVFGNHNLEFLHQFTSNAQPIMQYGYTDGKMQVLPSFGGDYVDGKVLYYRKQDLIVAGLGGSMRYNKGKHQFTEQEMFFRMLKMAPRLLFNRVFHGRYVDILVTHAAPLGLGDDTDRCHQGFSTFLTFMQWFKPKYLLHGHIHLHDMNANRHHVYKQTQVINIFQSYILQDQKLGRGSKHGKNRD; this is encoded by the coding sequence ATGAAAATTTTGTGTATTGCCGACGAAACCGATCCATTGGTCTACTCCAAAAACATAGCTTCACGGTATGCAGACGTCGATGTCGTCATTGCAGCGGGCGATCTTCCGCTCAAGTACTATGAGTTCATCATCTCCAGCCTGAACAAACCGCTTTTCTTTGTGTTTGGTAATCATAACCTTGAGTTCCTTCATCAATTCACCTCGAATGCCCAGCCGATCATGCAATATGGATACACCGACGGAAAAATGCAGGTGCTTCCCAGCTTCGGTGGAGACTACGTCGACGGAAAGGTGCTCTACTACCGCAAGCAGGACCTCATCGTTGCCGGCCTGGGCGGTTCGATGCGCTACAACAAGGGCAAGCATCAATTCACCGAGCAGGAAATGTTTTTCAGAATGCTCAAGATGGCACCCCGACTTCTGTTCAATAGAGTGTTTCATGGACGGTATGTAGACATTCTGGTCACCCACGCAGCCCCGTTGGGCCTCGGTGACGACACCGATCGTTGTCATCAGGGTTTTTCTACATTCCTGACCTTCATGCAGTGGTTCAAGCCCAAGTACCTTCTGCATGGACACATCCATTTGCACGATATGAATGCAAACCGTCACCATGTATACAAACAAACACAGGTGATTAATATCTTCCAAAGTTATATACTGCAGGACCAGAAATTGGGGAGAGGGAGCAAGCATGGGAAGAATAGGGACTGA
- a CDS encoding ABC transporter permease, translating to MKPMKQREKQSNAFLVAASATVLGLLAGAILMALIGSNPFTGFWYLFRGGLMNIERIGNTMATATTLMLVGLSVAFAFKTGLFNIGASGQMLIGGLCATLVAHKVFLPRPLFLVVLIGAALLGGALWGIIPGFLKAKFNVHEVVATIMMNWIAYWSIYYFIPAYLKGPSLETESASIAVSQSMRSPWLTKLFNGSYMNLAFFVAIAAVLIIKFILDKTTLGFGLKAVGSNRFCAEYAGIKVNRNVVISMMIAGGLAGLAGLSFYTGYSRNMQIGVMPSQGFDGIAVALLGASTPLGVLFSSLFFGILQSGKGFMNAMTSVPPEIADTIIAVIIYFTATSVLFKRFWDAMLKRQGNKAKEKAAVPETAEKKEGQ from the coding sequence ATGAAACCCATGAAACAACGAGAAAAACAGAGTAATGCCTTCCTCGTCGCAGCAAGTGCAACGGTTCTTGGACTGCTTGCCGGAGCGATTCTGATGGCTTTGATCGGCAGCAACCCGTTTACCGGATTCTGGTATTTGTTCCGTGGTGGTTTGATGAATATCGAGCGCATCGGCAATACCATGGCTACAGCCACCACCTTGATGCTGGTCGGGCTTTCGGTTGCCTTCGCATTCAAGACAGGGTTGTTCAATATCGGGGCCTCCGGGCAGATGCTCATCGGAGGACTGTGTGCAACGTTGGTGGCACACAAGGTCTTTCTGCCGCGTCCTCTCTTTCTGGTGGTGCTTATTGGAGCTGCTCTTCTTGGAGGAGCCTTGTGGGGAATCATTCCGGGATTTTTAAAAGCAAAGTTCAATGTGCATGAAGTAGTGGCAACGATCATGATGAACTGGATCGCCTACTGGTCGATTTACTATTTCATACCTGCTTATCTGAAGGGGCCTTCGCTTGAGACCGAGAGTGCAAGCATTGCTGTCAGTCAGTCCATGAGGTCCCCTTGGCTGACCAAGCTGTTCAACGGTTCGTATATGAACCTTGCCTTCTTTGTTGCCATTGCCGCAGTGCTCATCATCAAGTTTATTCTGGATAAGACCACCTTGGGCTTCGGCCTGAAGGCTGTCGGATCGAACCGCTTCTGTGCCGAGTATGCGGGAATCAAGGTGAACCGCAATGTCGTCATCTCCATGATGATCGCCGGCGGTCTTGCCGGTCTGGCAGGCCTTTCCTTCTATACCGGGTACTCGCGCAATATGCAGATCGGCGTAATGCCCTCCCAAGGTTTTGATGGCATTGCAGTTGCATTGTTGGGAGCCAGTACTCCATTGGGGGTGTTGTTCAGTTCATTATTCTTTGGCATTCTGCAGTCGGGCAAGGGGTTTATGAACGCCATGACCAGCGTGCCGCCTGAGATTGCCGATACCATCATTGCCGTCATCATCTACTTCACTGCAACCAGCGTGCTGTTCAAGCGCTTCTGGGATGCAATGCTCAAGAGGCAGGGAAACAAGGCGAAGGAAAAAGCAGCAGTACCGGAGACTGCAGAGAAGAAGGAGGGTCAGTAA
- a CDS encoding purine-nucleoside phosphorylase, producing the protein MDKLMDKMQEAAMYITSRIGSDPVHIGMVLGSGLGGLADELQDAVAISYKDIPYFPVSTVFGHKGKLVVGTLEGKRVMCMQGRFHYYEGYGMDQVVFPIQVMHALGINNLLVTNAAGGVNTSYKPGDLMLIVDHIKLIADSPMRGPNYDSLGERFFDMTNAYDKKLSALAREEAKRLGITLQEGVYMFFAGPSYETPAEIRAARILGSDAVGMSTVPEALAASHMRMKVLGISCITNMAAGILDQPLNHTEVMETGDRVKEAFTLLVRNVTKQWPV; encoded by the coding sequence ATGGACAAACTCATGGATAAAATGCAGGAAGCTGCAATGTATATCACATCCCGGATCGGCAGCGATCCGGTGCATATCGGCATGGTCCTGGGCAGCGGCCTGGGTGGCTTGGCCGATGAGCTGCAGGATGCTGTTGCAATTTCCTACAAGGATATTCCCTACTTTCCCGTCTCCACGGTCTTCGGCCACAAGGGAAAGCTGGTTGTGGGGACGCTGGAAGGCAAGCGGGTCATGTGCATGCAGGGTCGTTTCCACTACTATGAAGGTTATGGGATGGATCAGGTGGTGTTCCCGATTCAGGTCATGCACGCCTTGGGGATCAACAACCTGTTGGTAACCAATGCCGCCGGTGGAGTGAACACCTCCTATAAGCCCGGTGACTTGATGTTGATCGTGGACCATATCAAACTCATTGCAGACAGCCCCATGCGCGGTCCGAACTACGACAGCTTGGGCGAGCGCTTCTTCGATATGACCAATGCCTACGACAAAAAGCTTTCCGCTCTGGCCCGCGAGGAAGCGAAGCGGTTGGGCATAACCCTCCAAGAAGGTGTGTATATGTTCTTTGCCGGGCCCTCCTATGAGACCCCGGCCGAGATTCGAGCGGCCCGCATCCTCGGCTCCGATGCGGTGGGTATGTCCACCGTGCCCGAAGCCTTGGCGGCCAGTCATATGCGGATGAAGGTGCTGGGAATCAGCTGCATCACCAACATGGCGGCTGGAATTCTCGACCAACCACTGAACCACACCGAAGTGATGGAGACGGGCGATCGGGTGAAGGAAGCATTTACCCTTCTGGTCCGCAACGTTACCAAACAATGGCCGGTATGA
- a CDS encoding ABC transporter permease: MWNTLVSIFPYAIAYTIPMLMTSLGGLYSERSGVTNLGLEGLMLVGYFASAITIKMTEATLGVQALPVGILVGVAAGAVFSILHAFASINLKADQVISGTAINMLAAALTVYLARTISGSGNVRILMGIVRKNIPVLSQIPIIGPLFFSQSYWTTWLCLAIWGLSWILLYKTSFGLRLRACGEHPSAVASAGVNVYRMRYFGVIMSGALAGLGGSVILITYSGEFNGTVAGLGFLSIAALIFGQWKPLGILGATFFFGIATTIANVSQVIPSLAVVPPVFFKVFPYVATLLALVLFSKNSAAPKASGEPF, encoded by the coding sequence ATGTGGAACACTTTGGTCAGCATTTTCCCTTATGCCATTGCCTATACGATTCCCATGTTGATGACCTCCCTCGGAGGCTTGTACAGTGAACGAAGCGGTGTCACCAACCTTGGATTGGAAGGCTTGATGCTGGTAGGGTACTTTGCCAGCGCAATTACCATCAAAATGACTGAAGCCACCTTGGGTGTACAAGCTCTTCCGGTTGGCATTCTTGTCGGTGTGGCAGCAGGAGCAGTGTTCAGCATTCTGCATGCCTTCGCCTCGATCAACTTGAAGGCGGACCAGGTTATCAGCGGGACGGCCATCAACATGCTGGCTGCTGCTTTAACGGTGTATTTGGCCAGAACCATCAGCGGAAGCGGCAACGTACGCATCCTCATGGGAATCGTTCGCAAGAACATTCCCGTCCTTTCTCAGATTCCCATCATCGGTCCGCTGTTTTTCAGTCAATCCTATTGGACTACCTGGCTGTGCCTTGCAATTTGGGGTCTTTCTTGGATCCTGCTGTATAAAACCAGTTTCGGCTTACGGCTCAGAGCGTGCGGTGAGCACCCCTCAGCCGTTGCATCGGCTGGTGTCAATGTATATCGCATGCGTTATTTCGGTGTCATTATGAGTGGAGCCTTGGCTGGTTTGGGTGGCTCGGTCATCCTGATCACCTACTCCGGGGAGTTCAATGGAACGGTCGCGGGCCTGGGCTTCCTCTCCATTGCCGCCTTGATTTTCGGACAGTGGAAGCCGCTTGGGATTTTGGGAGCTACGTTCTTCTTCGGCATCGCAACCACCATTGCGAACGTCAGCCAGGTCATTCCTTCGCTGGCGGTCGTGCCTCCTGTCTTCTTCAAGGTTTTCCCGTATGTGGCGACCTTGCTTGCCTTGGTGCTATTCTCAAAGAATTCCGCTGCCCCGAAGGCATCGGGAGAACCTTTCTAA
- a CDS encoding ABC transporter ATP-binding protein, translated as MDECIMQLEHATVRRSGVPILDDISFQVKRNEHVAIIGPNGAGKSTLVQLLSEEIHPLYSPRTKRILFGKAKWEVLSLRAHLGIVSQSLQYLCNSSYKGWEIVISGFFSSIGLDFHHHCNDRQMQKMEETMHRYDAWHLRDKQMNRMSSGEARRILLARANVHDPQVMLLDEAVSNLDFPSRSQYRSTLEQLDREGKTIILATHELSEIIPAINRIVVMQHGRIVADGPKREILNEQLLSEVYQTKVFIDEREGLFSAWC; from the coding sequence ATGGACGAATGCATCATGCAGCTCGAGCATGCGACAGTCCGCCGCTCAGGCGTACCCATTCTCGACGATATTTCTTTTCAGGTTAAGCGCAACGAGCATGTTGCAATCATCGGCCCCAACGGGGCCGGCAAGAGCACCCTGGTGCAACTGCTGAGCGAAGAGATACATCCGCTGTACTCTCCCCGGACCAAACGTATCCTCTTCGGCAAAGCCAAGTGGGAGGTCTTGAGCCTCAGGGCCCATCTAGGCATTGTATCCCAATCGCTTCAATACCTGTGCAACTCAAGCTACAAGGGATGGGAGATTGTCATCTCCGGGTTCTTCAGCTCCATCGGACTTGATTTCCATCATCACTGTAACGACCGGCAAATGCAAAAAATGGAGGAGACCATGCACCGATACGACGCCTGGCACCTTCGGGACAAGCAGATGAACCGCATGTCCAGCGGCGAGGCTCGAAGAATCCTCCTGGCACGGGCGAATGTGCACGATCCACAGGTGATGCTGCTCGATGAGGCTGTTTCCAATCTCGATTTCCCAAGCCGCTCTCAGTACCGTTCGACACTTGAGCAGCTTGACAGGGAGGGGAAAACCATTATCCTTGCCACCCATGAACTGAGTGAGATCATCCCCGCCATCAACCGCATCGTGGTCATGCAGCATGGCCGTATTGTAGCCGACGGGCCGAAACGTGAGATTCTCAACGAGCAATTGCTGTCCGAAGTCTATCAAACAAAGGTGTTCATCGATGAGCGGGAAGGCTTGTTCAGCGCGTGGTGCTGA
- a CDS encoding transcriptional regulator, with amino-acid sequence MGRIGTDLLSQTNEDFEKARSRGRIQSLLSGLAWKNSDLLSFYAVTELIKPRNETYLGMRTIPVKQIIGSEGRYQDFSLAFYPKKELLRARWRSIDRAVKEYVNLPPISVYKLGQWYFVRDGNHRVSVAKTQGVEFIDAEVVELDSQIPLEAGLTMKQLRKRVIDYERKRFLEQYNPSYLPMDQIEFTSPGSYPEMVNHILVHKYYLNEGKSEELSFQAGAVSWYENVYQPIIEEVRREKLLSSFPGNTEADLYMWIVRHWDNLKHMSGSQEVSIESATSDYKMRYGRGRAERWLNRVKYFFSKK; translated from the coding sequence ATGGGAAGAATAGGGACTGATTTGCTTTCCCAGACGAATGAGGACTTTGAGAAAGCCCGCAGCCGCGGGCGAATCCAGTCCTTGCTCAGCGGTCTGGCATGGAAGAACTCTGATTTATTGAGCTTTTATGCAGTTACCGAGTTGATAAAACCTCGAAACGAGACATATCTGGGAATGCGAACCATTCCCGTCAAGCAGATAATCGGAAGTGAAGGGCGGTACCAGGACTTTTCACTGGCCTTCTATCCGAAGAAGGAGTTGCTCAGAGCCCGCTGGCGGAGCATCGACAGGGCGGTCAAGGAATATGTGAACCTTCCCCCCATTTCTGTGTACAAGCTTGGGCAGTGGTATTTCGTTCGGGACGGGAACCATCGGGTTTCAGTGGCCAAGACCCAAGGTGTTGAGTTCATCGATGCCGAGGTCGTTGAGCTGGACAGCCAGATTCCGCTTGAGGCGGGCCTTACGATGAAACAGCTGAGAAAGCGTGTGATCGACTATGAACGCAAGCGCTTTCTGGAGCAATACAATCCTTCCTATCTGCCCATGGACCAAATTGAGTTCACCTCCCCGGGATCCTACCCTGAGATGGTCAACCATATTCTGGTGCATAAGTACTATCTGAATGAGGGAAAGAGTGAGGAGCTGAGTTTTCAAGCCGGGGCGGTGTCGTGGTATGAGAATGTGTATCAGCCGATCATCGAAGAGGTGCGCAGGGAGAAGTTGCTTTCTTCTTTCCCGGGTAATACCGAAGCCGACCTCTACATGTGGATTGTCAGGCATTGGGACAACCTCAAGCACATGAGCGGCAGCCAGGAAGTGAGCATCGAGAGTGCCACGTCCGACTACAAGATGCGCTATGGGAGAGGACGTGCCGAGCGTTGGTTGAACCGGGTAAAGTATTTCTTCTCAAAGAAGTAG
- a CDS encoding FadR/GntR family transcriptional regulator — MDYISQTKSARIASSLEEMILDNRLKSGSFLPSQQVLADQFNTSSRPIREALKLLEAKGLVIISQGRRAQVRSNNLDQYVESISTTIVNSKISQAKLMRNLMQVRITVATSAARGFSRLENRDEYLAQLWNSSNRMEASVPHIFQKDAKAHAEYLKAEADFHRTLVFANGNQILSCIYDNLSPLLDTAMNSIKFTPVQMEKRSKDYSYLCEALQNGQTDLAVALVLVTLTTLETKVMDHYPDESMAMISYA, encoded by the coding sequence ATGGACTACATTTCACAAACAAAATCAGCAAGAATTGCTTCATCCTTGGAAGAAATGATCTTGGACAACCGTCTTAAAAGCGGATCATTCCTACCATCACAGCAAGTCCTTGCCGATCAATTCAATACATCGAGCCGCCCCATCCGTGAAGCTTTGAAGCTTCTCGAAGCCAAGGGGTTGGTTATTATTTCACAAGGACGAAGGGCCCAGGTCAGGAGCAACAATCTCGACCAATATGTCGAGTCCATCTCCACCACCATCGTAAACAGCAAGATAAGCCAGGCAAAACTGATGCGAAACCTCATGCAGGTGCGTATCACCGTCGCCACGAGTGCCGCCAGGGGCTTCAGCCGCTTGGAGAACCGTGACGAGTACCTTGCCCAGCTTTGGAATTCCAGCAACCGTATGGAAGCCTCCGTTCCCCATATCTTCCAAAAGGATGCCAAGGCTCATGCCGAATATCTGAAGGCGGAAGCCGATTTTCACAGAACCTTGGTATTTGCAAACGGCAACCAGATTCTCTCCTGCATTTATGACAATCTATCACCGCTTCTGGATACGGCGATGAACTCAATCAAGTTCACCCCTGTCCAGATGGAAAAACGTTCCAAGGACTACTCGTATCTGTGTGAAGCGCTGCAGAACGGACAGACCGACCTTGCAGTCGCCCTGGTGCTGGTCACCCTCACCACCTTGGAAACCAAGGTGATGGACCACTATCCGGATGAAAGCATGGCGATGATCTCATACGCCTGA
- a CDS encoding SDR family NAD(P)-dependent oxidoreductase: MKHVLVSGGTSTLGKAVCSRFIAEGAMVYCGYSSGEQKAQELVRQLGSSLVPVRLDVTDQASIDDVASKIQSLDVLVNNSGVFSVFSVEELQTEEIQRIFDINVTGLMRVTKRMAPFLQASKGSIINVASINAFHPGFGGTVHYDASKGAVVSYTMSLARELAPLVRVNAVAPGLLEAPYLDETNPLRKLYEQRALLGCLVDADQVSLAVQFLSRCTAMTAQVITIDAGYLAG; encoded by the coding sequence ATGAAGCACGTCCTGGTCAGTGGAGGTACCAGTACCCTGGGAAAAGCCGTCTGCAGCAGGTTCATTGCAGAGGGTGCAATGGTCTATTGCGGATATTCCAGTGGCGAGCAGAAGGCACAAGAGCTTGTACGGCAGTTGGGTTCTTCTCTGGTTCCTGTCCGGCTCGATGTCACAGACCAAGCAAGCATCGATGATGTTGCAAGTAAAATCCAGAGCCTGGATGTCCTTGTCAACAACAGCGGTGTGTTCTCAGTCTTTTCGGTGGAGGAGCTCCAGACCGAGGAAATCCAGCGGATTTTTGACATTAATGTTACAGGCCTCATGCGCGTGACCAAGCGCATGGCTCCCTTCCTTCAGGCCTCCAAGGGCTCTATCATCAATGTTGCCAGCATCAACGCGTTCCATCCGGGCTTCGGAGGAACCGTCCATTACGATGCATCCAAAGGAGCGGTGGTCTCATACACCATGAGCCTTGCTCGTGAACTCGCCCCCCTTGTCAGGGTGAACGCTGTCGCACCCGGCTTGCTCGAGGCTCCCTACCTTGATGAGACCAATCCGTTGAGAAAGCTTTATGAACAGCGTGCATTGTTGGGCTGTCTGGTCGATGCCGACCAGGTGTCCTTGGCGGTTCAGTTCTTGAGCCGATGTACGGCCATGACAGCACAGGTGATCACCATCGATGCTGGATACTTAGCGGGGTGA
- a CDS encoding cupin domain-containing protein, translating into MKREVEKLIQKLQLQPLQGEGGYFRRLYTFSDNGAALGSTIYYLMTGQSFSSLHFLPTAEVWYFLEGCEARQLVLQPDGSHTERILGRASDGYDPVITVEGGCWQGTKPVQEDGWTLCATTMVPPYDGQSYRQGDRSLLVQYPSCSSIEEFLSKEE; encoded by the coding sequence ATGAAGAGAGAGGTAGAGAAGCTGATTCAGAAACTGCAATTGCAGCCGCTTCAAGGCGAAGGCGGGTACTTTCGCCGCTTGTATACGTTTAGCGACAATGGTGCGGCTTTAGGCAGCACCATATACTATCTGATGACCGGCCAAAGCTTCTCTTCCCTCCATTTTTTGCCTACCGCAGAAGTCTGGTACTTTCTTGAAGGCTGTGAAGCCCGGCAGTTGGTGCTCCAACCCGATGGTAGCCACACCGAGAGAATTCTGGGGAGGGCCAGCGATGGCTATGACCCGGTTATTACCGTCGAAGGGGGATGTTGGCAGGGAACAAAACCTGTACAGGAGGATGGATGGACCTTGTGTGCGACCACCATGGTTCCCCCCTACGATGGTCAGTCCTACAGGCAGGGTGATCGATCCCTGCTTGTGCAGTATCCATCCTGCAGCAGCATCGAGGAGTTTCTGAGCAAGGAGGAGTGA
- a CDS encoding HAD-IIB family hydrolase — MYIAIINIHGLVRSEHIEMGRDADTGGQTRYAVDLVKELAKHLDVEVDLFTRLIKDARHDADYAKSIEPIGERGRIVRLSCGGNAYVRKELLWPHLDEYVDNLISFFRTQKKIPDILHAHYADAAYVANELAAYFDIPLVFTGHSLGRNKLEYLKEQNTSEEKLNQYYHIQTRIQNEEKILEKADLVITSTEYEKESLYAPYEKRNLSVMQVIPPGLDLASFFPYYHYEIQDPSITEEMKHAQYSMIKELERFLTTMDKPFILALCRPDGRKNIDQLIEIYGKSQRLQALANLVIVAGIRDDISTMEEGEKQVLTDMLLLMDRYDLYGKMAIPKHHNPDSDVPEIYRLAAMKRGLFVSTAALENFGLTFIEASAVGLPFVGTNKGGVQDIQKNCESGILVDIGDHKHVEQTIHDLLTDANLWDTLSHNGVERTRTVYNWEAHAERYLHALKSIKTDKTPLPTLEKRLGSIKHLVVCDIDNTLTTDQASAQRLIAALKEHHQHLGFAVATGRNIDSALSILKQYGYPNPDILITSVGSEIHYGRQAMPDKGWADYIKRAWKPKAIMDALQEFKELELQTEEGAQRTYKVSYTVKAGTDTALLVKNIKEALHKGSGKQHIILSHDTYLDILPYRAGKGNAILYLAWKWGIAEQDIVTAGDSENDRDMFTKGLSSIIVANHEKSLAKLRRTKHRFFASKAEAAGVLEGLSHFGIIE, encoded by the coding sequence ATGTATATAGCAATAATAAATATTCACGGGCTTGTTCGTAGCGAGCACATCGAAATGGGTAGAGATGCCGATACCGGGGGACAGACCCGATATGCAGTCGACCTCGTCAAGGAGCTTGCAAAGCACCTGGATGTCGAGGTGGACCTTTTCACCCGCCTGATCAAGGATGCGCGGCATGACGCCGATTATGCAAAAAGCATCGAGCCGATCGGAGAGAGAGGGCGCATCGTTCGTCTCAGCTGCGGTGGCAATGCATATGTACGGAAGGAACTGCTGTGGCCGCATTTGGATGAGTATGTAGATAATCTCATCAGCTTTTTTAGGACACAGAAGAAAATACCGGATATTTTGCATGCTCACTATGCCGATGCCGCCTATGTAGCCAATGAACTTGCAGCCTACTTTGACATCCCGCTGGTCTTTACCGGCCACTCCCTGGGAAGAAACAAGTTGGAGTACCTGAAAGAACAGAATACCAGCGAAGAAAAACTGAATCAGTACTACCATATTCAAACGAGGATCCAGAACGAAGAGAAGATTCTTGAAAAGGCAGACCTTGTCATCACCAGCACCGAGTATGAGAAGGAGAGCCTGTATGCACCGTACGAGAAGCGTAACCTATCCGTCATGCAGGTAATCCCGCCGGGACTCGACCTGGCGTCGTTCTTCCCCTACTACCATTATGAAATTCAGGATCCCTCGATCACCGAAGAGATGAAGCATGCCCAGTACTCGATGATCAAGGAGCTTGAACGCTTTCTCACCACCATGGACAAACCCTTCATCCTCGCCCTGTGCCGACCTGATGGAAGGAAGAACATCGACCAGCTGATCGAAATCTACGGCAAAAGCCAACGATTGCAGGCACTTGCCAATCTGGTCATTGTCGCCGGCATCCGTGATGACATCTCCACCATGGAAGAGGGAGAGAAGCAGGTGCTCACCGACATGCTGCTCTTGATGGACCGTTACGACTTGTATGGGAAAATGGCCATACCCAAGCATCACAACCCTGATTCGGATGTCCCGGAAATCTATAGGCTTGCCGCCATGAAACGAGGCTTGTTCGTCAGTACAGCCGCCTTGGAGAACTTCGGCCTGACCTTCATCGAGGCATCTGCAGTCGGCCTCCCCTTCGTTGGAACCAACAAAGGAGGGGTGCAGGACATCCAGAAGAATTGTGAAAGCGGAATCCTCGTCGACATAGGTGATCACAAACATGTGGAACAAACCATCCACGACCTGCTCACCGATGCAAATCTGTGGGATACATTGTCTCATAACGGAGTTGAACGGACCCGGACGGTCTACAATTGGGAGGCCCATGCAGAGAGATACCTGCACGCCCTGAAGAGCATCAAAACCGACAAGACACCGCTGCCAACACTTGAGAAGCGGCTTGGTTCGATCAAGCACCTTGTGGTCTGCGACATCGACAACACCCTTACCACCGACCAGGCTTCGGCACAGAGACTCATTGCGGCCCTCAAGGAGCATCACCAGCATCTGGGTTTTGCCGTTGCAACCGGGAGAAACATCGATTCCGCCCTGTCCATTCTCAAACAGTACGGCTATCCGAATCCGGACATCCTCATCACCTCCGTCGGCAGCGAAATCCACTATGGACGACAGGCAATGCCTGACAAGGGGTGGGCTGATTACATCAAGCGCGCGTGGAAACCGAAGGCGATCATGGATGCCCTGCAGGAATTCAAGGAGCTCGAATTGCAAACAGAGGAAGGTGCCCAACGCACCTACAAAGTCAGCTATACCGTCAAAGCGGGTACAGATACGGCACTACTGGTTAAAAACATCAAGGAAGCCTTGCATAAGGGTTCGGGCAAACAGCATATCATCCTCTCGCATGACACCTATCTGGACATCCTTCCCTACCGTGCCGGCAAGGGAAATGCAATCCTCTACCTGGCTTGGAAGTGGGGCATCGCCGAACAGGATATCGTTACGGCCGGCGACAGTGAGAATGACCGAGACATGTTCACCAAGGGCCTTTCGTCGATCATTGTGGCAAACCACGAGAAGAGCCTTGCCAAACTCCGAAGAACCAAACATCGGTTCTTCGCATCCAAGGCGGAAGCGGCAGGGGTGCTTGAAGGCCTTTCGCACTTCGGCATAATTGAGTAA